The genome window GCTCCCCTGCCCCCGGCGCGTAGGTTGATGCGCCCCACCGAACCCTCGCGGTAGCGAAAATCATACTCGTGCTGCAGGGTGGCGATGCGCCTGCGGGCCTCGGCTGCGGCCTTGTCCGCCACGTCCTTGTCCGGCGCAACCAGGGTCATGCGCAACACCGTGCCCATGGCCGAACCGCCGTACAGGTAGGTGCCGTCGCCGCTCACGGGCGCGGGCGACTCCATCTGCATGGGCACCAGGGCCAGCAAAGCCACCATCAGGACCACGCCCACCCCGCTCACCAGCCTGCGGTCGAAAATCTCGCTGCGCCGCAGGGCGCTGATGAGCATGGGCAGACACAGGGCCACGCCCAGCACGCCGAAGACCCGGAACACCGGAGCCACTTCCATGGATTCCCGCAGGATGAGCCCGCCTGCAAGCGGCCCGATCACGAACCCGAGGCTTGCCGCGCCGTTGGCCAGCCCGAAGACCTTGCCCTGTCCGTGCCCGGAAAGGGCCGCCAGGCTCATGGTGGAGGGAATGGAGATGATGCGCCCGAAACCGATGCCCGCCCCGGCCAGCACCAATCCCCACAGCCCGTCGAACTCGCCAAGGAGATAGAGGGCCAAGGAACTGACCAAGATGCCCAGGGCGGCTGTCAGGGTCTGGTTCGGCAGGCGTATGCGGCCGGGAATGAGGGCCAGGCCGACACAGGCCACGAAGCTGGGAACCGTGCAGACCAGGCCGATGACCAGGCTGTCCCTGGACAGTTCCTGGGCCAGGAGCACCGGGAAAAAGGCCAGGAGCACGGCCACGCCAGCGGTGCGGCCCAGGATGGCCAGAAGCAGCTCCGCGAACCCGGTCTCCGGGCGTTCCCGCTCCCGGGTTTCATGGGCCTCCGGCGTCCGCCGGGTCACCAGCTCCCGAGGCACGAACCACAAAAAAACGACCAGCCCGGCCAGCATGGAGGCGGCCAGAAACAAGATCACCGGCGTGAAGGAACGCTCGTAGTACAGCACGCCGCCGAGCAGCGGCCCCAGGAAAAAGGCAGCATTCATGAGGGCCGAATAGCGCCCGAACACCACGCCGAGCCGGTTCGTGGGCGTAGCGGCCCCCAGGATGGCCATGCTCACGGGCTTGATGAATCCTCCGGCCAGCCCGAGGCCGAACTGGAGCACGTGGAACCAGTAGAGATCCGAAACAAGGAAATGCCCCAGGGGCAGCAGCGCCCCTGCAACGGAAGCCCAGAGCAGCACGGGCCGGGGGCCGAAGCGGTCCGCCCACATGCCGGCCAGGGGGGCCAGGATCAGACGGGCCAGAAAATAGCCGGAAAACGCCGTGCCGATCCAGGTGCCGCCCACCTTGGCGTCAAACCCAAACAGGGGCAGCGCAAAGGAAAGCACGCCGAGGCCGACAGTACCCAGGAAACCGGCCAGCATCACGGCCGGGATCGTACTTCTGCCACGGGCAAAGTCTATCCCCACAGGACGACCTCCCAATACTTGATATTAATGTTTTTCCAGGCTGCGCATGACGAATTCGCCGGCCTGGTCGTAAAGGCCGGGGACATCATACGGAGTAAGGAACACGGTGCGCACCGCACCGATGATGCAGCCGTAAATCATGAAGGCGGTCTCTTCCACGGGGAGCTCCGCAATGGAGCCGTCCTCGATGCCGCGCTGCAGGTGCAGCTCGATCTCCCGCAGGAGGAGCCTGAAGGTTTCGCCGATCTTTTCACGATCCAGTTCCGGGTTGTCGTCGCTGAACGGAGAGCAGCGGATCACCGTGGGAAAGGTGTCCCTGTTCTCCAGGGTGAAATCGAGATACGCCTTGACGAACAGGCCCACGGCCTCCCGGCCGTCCCGGGCCGCGACGGTCCGGGTGCGCAGGGCGCGGAGCATGGAGTCGATCATCTCCTGCCCGGCGACCATGAACAGGTTCTCCTTGTTGACGTAGTAATGGGAAACCAGGCCCGAAGCCACTCCCGCCCGCTCGGATATCATCTTCATGGTCGTACCCGCGTATCCGTATCTGGCGAAAAGCTCCTGAGCCGCAACAAGAATACTTCCTTTCTTGGTCATATCCCAACCCGCTTAAAGAACATGCCGCATGCCTGCGGCGCAATCAGATGAAGGCACATGCATCGGGAACCCGCCGTGGCCGTGAATTCGGCGGCACGGCAGCATGCCTCATAATTTAGTAGTATGCTTAATTAATTTCAGCAACCCCTAATATATCCATCGTTGATACGTAAAAACAGCCCCTTCATGAGCCCGCCGTGTCGACGTCTTGCCCGCTTGAGGAACCACTCTTTTTTCAGTCTATTGATTGACCGTTCAATTAATCAATGATAAAAGTACAGAACGCTTTTCATTCCTGCGATAACTGTCTATGAAGACAGTAAAAAAATTAACGCAGTGAAATAAGGCTTCACGATCCGCAAGCGCCGGTTCATCCGGAAAGGCGAAACCATGAATCCGATCCGCACAAGACCATGTCCTGCGACGGGGAGAGACATCGGAAACAGGTATTCGGCCGAGGCAGGCCCCTTATGGTCCGGGTTCGCACCCGGGTCAAGGCGATGCGCCTGTACATTTTCCCGGAACGACGTCCGGCCCCCCAAAGACCGCGGCGCAAGCGAAACGCCCTTCACTCCCCGCACAATCTCACGACCTTTTGCCCCAAGACACGGAAACAGACGACCAATCAGGTTCCTGAAGGCCCAGGCGGGCCTGGAAGCATGCGGCCCGCGCCGCGTCATATTTTGGATGTCCTGTCGGGACCGCGCGCCTGCGGCGTGCGCATGGCCGGGAAGCCGTCCCGAACTCGTGGATCAACTGCGGCCTGGCCGCAAAAAAGGAGAGTAGATATGTCCGTGGATGCAACCCTGCATGTCCCGCGCCCGTCCAAGCGCGACGCCGTTCTCGACTGGCTGCAGATGCTCACAGGAGCGGGACTCATCCTGTTCATGTGGTGTCACATGCTGCTGGTGTCGTCGGTGGTTCTTTCGCCGAAGGTCATGGACGCCATCGCTTATTTCTTCGAGGCCACCTACATGGCCCAGGTGGGCGGCCCGCTGATCTTCCTGACCTTCCTGGTGCACTTCGCCCTGGGCGCGCGCAAGATCCCCTTCCGCGCCGAAGGCCAGGCCACCATCCTGCAGCACGCGCGCATGATGAAGCACCGGGACACCTGGCTGTGGGTGGTCCAGGCGGTCACGGCCATGATCATTCTCCTTCTCGGCGCCATCCACATGTGGGTGGTGCTCACGGACCTGCCCATCACGGCCGCCAAGTCCGCCGCACGCATCCAGAGCGGACTCTGGTTCTATTTCTACCTGATCCTGCTCCCCTGCGCGGAACTGCACGTGAGCATCGGATTCTACCGCATCGCCGTGAAGTGGGGCTTCATCCAGGCCGACGGACGCTCCAAGCTCAAGAAGCTGGAAAACATCCTGTTCCTGACCTTCATGGTCATCGGCGTCATCACCCTCATCCGTTTCATGGCCCTGGGCTAGGGAGGTACGAACATGCAGACATTCTATTCCGATCTCCTGGTGATTGGCGCGGGCCTGGCCGGTGAACGCGTGGCCGTCGAGGCCGCGGAAAACGGCTTCAACGTCATCTGTCTTTCCATTGTCCCGGCCCGCCGGTCCCATTCCTCGGCGGCCCAGGGCGGCATGCAGGCCGCGCTCGGCAACTGCGCCATGGGCGAAGGCGACAACTCGGACGTGCACTTCGGCGACACGGTCAAGGGCTCGGACTGGGGCTGCGACCAGGAAGTCGCCCGCCTCTTCGCGGACGCCGCCCCCATTGAAATGCGCCGCCTGGCCCACTGGGGCGTACCCTGGAACCGCGTGGTGCCCGGCCAGTCCTTCTACTTCAAGGGCGGCCAGAAATTCGAGAAATACGAAAAGCCGGAAAAGGAAGGCCTGATCACGGCCCGCGCCTTCGGCGGCACGGCCAAGTGGCGCACCTGCTACACCTCGGACGGCACCGGCCACGCGGTCATGTGCACCATGGACAACCGCTGCGCCGAGCTGGGCATCAACGTGGTGGACCGCAAGGAGGCCATCGCCCTGCTCCACGACGGCGAGACCTGCATGGGCGCGGTGGTCCGCTGCCTGCGCACCGGCAAGCTGGAGACCTACCTGGCCAAGGCCACGGCCATCTGTACCGGCGGTTTCGGCCGCATCTACAAGGCCACCACCAACGCGGTCATCTGCGACGGCGGCGGCCACATCGCGGCCCTGGACACCGGCCTGGTGCCCCTGGGCAACCCCGAGGCCATCCAGTTCCACCCCACGGGCATCGTGCCCACGGACATCCTGGTCACCGAAGGCTGCCGAGGCGACGGCGGCACCCTGCTGGACGTCAACGAAGAACGCTTCATGCACATCTACGAGCCGGACAAGGCCGAGCTGGCCTCGCGCGACGTGGTCTCCCGCTGGATGACCCACCACATGCGCGAAGGCAAGGGCGTGAAGAGCTCCTACGGCGAGCACCTCTGGCTGGACATCCGCCACCTGGGCGACCACCACATCTCCACCAAGCTGCGCGAAGTGGATGAGATCTGCCACCACTTCCTGGGCGTGGACCCGCGCACCGAGCTCATCCCGGTACGCCCCACCCAGCACTACACCATGGCCGGCATCCGCACCAACAAGGACGGCGCAGCCTACGGGCTCAAGGGGCTCTTCAGCGCGGGCGAGGCGGCATGCTGGGACATGCACGGCTTCAACCGCCTGGGCGGCAACTCCCTGGCCGAAACCGTGGTTGCCGGGGGCATCATCGGCGCGAAGATCGTGGAATTCCTCATGGGATATGAGACCCGGTTCAAGACCGAAGTCATCACCCAGCAGTGCAAGGCGCAGGAACAGCGCATCAAGGACCTCATCTCCGGCAAGAACGGCAACGAAAACGTCTACGACGTGCGCAACGACATGCAGGAAGCGCTCATGAAGGGCTGCTTCGTGTTCCGCAACGGGCCGGACCTGGAAGAAACGGTCCAGACCCTGGAAAAGGCGCTGGAACGCTCGGCCAGGGTCGGCCTGCATTCCGACGGCGCGGGCGCAAACCACGAGCTGGCCGCCGCCCTGAAGATCCGGGGGCAGGTCAAGCTGGCCCTGTGCATCGCCACCGCGGCCCTGACCCGCACGGAATCGCGCGGGTCCCACAACCGCGAGGACTTCCCGGAACGCAACGACCGCGACTGGCTGACCCGCACCCTGGCCTACTGGCCCGACGACAACGCCTCCAAGCCCGACCTCAAGTACGAGGATTCCTCGCAGATCTTCGAGATCCCCCCGGGCGACCGGGGATACGGCGGCGGCAGCATCATCCCGGCGGATGAAGAGATGGTCGCGGAACGGACCGTCAAAAAGCAATAGAACCCTTGCCATAGAGGAAGCAATCATGGGTAGAGAACTGCAATTCGAGATATTCCGGTACAACCCCCAGACCCCTGAGGTGGAGCCCCGGATGCAGACATACACGCTTGAGGAAACCCCGAACATGACCCTGTTCATCGCCCTGAACAGGATCCGCGAGGAGCAGGACCCGAGTCTGATCTTCGACTTCTGCTGCCGCGCGGGCATCTGCGGGGCGTGCGCCATGGTCATCAACGGCCGCCCGGGCCTGGCCTGCCAGACCAAGACCAAGGACCAGTCCGGCACCATCACCCTGCACCCCCTGCCGGTCTACAAGCTCATCGGCGACCTGTCCGTGGACACGGGCGTCTGGTTCCGCGAGATGTACGAAAAGACCGAATCCTGGATCCACACGTCCAAGGCCTTCGACCCCGCGAAACCCGAAGAACGCATGGACAACAAGACGGCCGAGGAAATCTACGAGCTGGAACGCTGCATCGAATGCGGCTGCTGCGTGGCGGCCTGCGGCACGGCGCGCCTGCGCGACGACTTCCTGGGCGCAGTGGCCCTGAACCGCATCGCCCGCTTCCACGTCGACCCGCGCGACGAACGCAGCGACGCCCAGTTCTTCGAGCTGGTGGGCAACGATGCGGGCGTATTCGGCTGCATGGGCCTGCTGGCCTGCGAGGACGTCTGTCCCAAGAACCTGCCCCTGCAGAACCAGCTCGGGTTCCTGCGCCGCAAGATGGGCATCACCGCCATCAAGCAACTCTTCAGGAGATAGACATGCGAACCATCCAAGCAAAAGAGATCATCGACGCCGTGGCCGGCATGTGCATCAAGGCCAACACCGAGCTGCCCGACGACGTCCGAACCAAGTTCGAACAGGCCATGGCCGAGGAGGAATCCCCGTCGGCGCGCGAGGTGCTGCGCCAGCTCCTGGAAAACGCGGACCTGGCGGCGGAAACCAAGCTGCCCCTGTGTCAGGACACGGGCCTGGCCGTCTTCTTCGTGGAGGTGGGCGAGGACGTACGCGTCGAGGGAGCCACCCTCAGGGAGGCCATTAACGAGGGCGTGCGCAAGGGCTACGGCGAGGGCTTCCTGCGCAAGTCCGCCTGCGACCCGCTCACCCGCGCCAACACCGGGGACAACACCCCGGCCATCATCCATTTCGACATCGTGGCCGGCGACAGGCTCAAGATATCCTACATGGCCAAGGGCGGCGGCTCGGAAAACATGAGCCGCGTGACCATGCTCGCCCCGGCCCAGGGCTGGGAAGGCATCAAGAAATACGTCATCAACCGGATCGCCGAGGCCGGGCCCAACCCCTGCCCGCCCACCATCGTGGGCATCGGGGTCGGCGGCACCTTCGACCATGCCGCGCGCATCGCCAAGAAGACGCTGCTGCGCCGCCTGGACGACACGCACCCGGACCCGCAGATCGCGGCCATGGAAAAGGAGCTGGAGGAAGCGATCAACAAGCTGGGCATCGGCCCCATGGGCCTGGGCGGCAAGACCACGGTCCTGGGCGTCAAGATCGCCGTGGAACCCTGCCACCTGGCCAGCCTGCCCCTGGCCGTCAACGTGCAATGCCACTCCCAGCGGCATGAGGAGGTCGAGCTCTAATGGCTGAATACAAACTGAACACACCGCTCACGGACGAGGACCTTTCCCAGCTCAAGGCCGGGGACGTGGTCAAGCTCAGCGGGCACATCTACACGGCCCGCGACGCCGCCCACAAGCGGCTGGTGGACCTGCTGGACAAGGGCGAGAAGCTGCCCTTCGAGCTGAAGGGCGCGGTGGTCTACTACGTGGGCCCCAGCCCGGCCCCTCCGGGTCGCCCCATCGGTGCGGCGGGCCCCACCACCAGCTACCGCATGGACACCTACGCCCCGCGCCTGCACAGCCTGGGGCTCAAGGCCAGCGTGGGCAAGGGCAAGCGCAACGACGAGGTGAAGCAGGCCCTCAAGGATTACACGGCCGTGTATTTCGGGGCCACGGGCGGCGCGGGCGCGCTGCTCTCCAAGTGCATCACCAAGGCTGAGGTCATCGCCTTCGACGACCTGGGGCCCGAGGCCATCCGCGAGCTCACCGTGGAGGACTTCCCCCTGCTGGTCATCAACGACTGCCACGGCGGCGAACTGTACGTGCAACCGGATCGCAAGGCGGCCGGGATCGAATAACGCTCAAAACGATTCATCCAAACGGAGGAAACAATGGCTCTGTTCACCAAACAGGAAGCTTTGGACTATCATTCCAAGGGACGCCCCGGAAAGATCGAGGTGGTTCCCGTGAAGCCCTGCTCCACCCAGAAGCACCTTTCCATGGCCTACAGCCCGGGCGTGGCCGAATCCTGCATGGCCATCCATGCGGACCCGGCCCTGTCCTACAAGTACACGGGACGCGGCAACCTGGTGGCCGTGGTCTCCAACGGCACGGCGGTGCTCGGCCTGGGCAACATCGGCCCGGAAGCGGGCAAGCCGGTCATGGAGGGCAAGGGCGTGCTCTTCAAGGTCTTTGCCGACGTGGACGTCTTCGACATCAACCTGGCCGAAACCGACCCGGACAAGATCATCGAGATCGTCAAGGCCCTGGAGCCCACCTTCGGCGGCATCAATCTCGAAGACATCAAGGCCCCGGAATGCTTCTACATCGAAGAACGCCTCAAGGCCGAGATGAACATCCCGGTCTTCCATGACGACCAGCACGGCACGGCCATCATCTCGGGCGCGGGCCTGATCAACGCCGCCGAGATCACCGGCAAGAAGATCGAGGACATGCGCCTGGTGGTTTCGGGCGCGGGCGCGGGCGCCATCGCCTGCACCAAATTCTACGTTTCCCTGGGCATCAGACACGAGAACATCGCCATGTTCGATTCGCGCGGCCACCTGAACAAGAGCCGCTCGGACCTCAACGTGCAGAAGCAGGAATTCGCCACGGAAAAGGAATACAAGGACCTGGCCGACGCCATGAAGGGCGCGGACATGTTTCTGGGCCTCTCGGTCAAGGACAAGGTCAGCCCGGCCATGGTCAAATCCATGGCCGACTCCCCCATCATCTTCGCCTGCGCCAACCCGGACCCGGAAATCACCTATACCGCGGCCAAGGAAGCGCGCCCGGACTGCATCATGGGCACGGGCCGCTCGGACTTCCCCAACCAGGTCAACAACGTGCTCGGCTTCCCGTTCATCTTCCGGGGCGCCCTGGACGCGGGGGCAACCGCCATCAACGAGGAAATGAAGATCGCCGCAGCCCGGGCCATAGCCGCCCTGGCCAAGGAGCCAGCCCCGGCTTACGTGTGCGAGGCCTTCGGCGTGGACAAGCTCGAGTTCGGCAAGGACTACATCATTCCCAAGCCGCTCGACCTGCGGCTCATTGAATGGGAGTCCGCCGCCGTGGCCAAGGCCGCCATGGACACCGGCGTCGCCCGCAAAAAACTCGACCTCGACGCATACCGCAAAGAACTCCGCGAACGCATCGCCGCCTCCCGGGAACGGGTGGGCAATTTCGCCAAATCCTACGGCCTGGAATTCTAGACCGTTTTCAAGGGGTGGGGCCCGACTCACGGACGGCCCCACCCACCGCCACTTGAAAAGGTCCGTCTGACGGCAGAGGAATGCCAGGCGTCGATGCGGCCAAAAAACCGCGCAAGCTCAAGAGAGGGAAGCACATGAACGCCAATGCTAATGCCGGTAACGGCAGAAAAGTCGGATTTTTTATAGGCCCTGTTGTTTTTATCATAATGCTTATACTCCCTGTCCCCGAGGGAATGAAGCCCGAAGCATGGAAGGTGGCCGCCATCACCGCCCTGATGGCCATCTGGTGGATCACCGAGGCGATCCCCATCCCGGCCACCTCGCTTCTGCCCATCGCCCTCTTCCCCATGTTGGGAATCATGAAATCCAATGCAGCGACCACACCCTATGCAAACCACCTGATCTACCTATTCATGGGCGGCTTTTTCATCGCCGTGACCATGGAAAGATGGAACCTGCACCGCCGAGTGGCCATCCACACCATCCGCGCCGTGGGCACCAGCCCGAGAAGGATGATCCTGGGATTCATGATCGCCACGGCATTCCTGTCCATGTGGGTGTCCAACACGGCCACCACCATGATGATGGTGCCCATCGGGCTGGCCGTCATCCAGCAGGCCACGGGATTCGACTCCGGCACCCTGAAGGCCTGTCCTTCCACCGGACCCGAATACAACTTCGGCAAGGGGCTGATGCTGGGCATCGCCTATGCCGCCTCCATGGGCGGCGTGGCCACCATCATCGGCACTCCCCCCAACACGATCATGGTCGGCATGGTCGAAAAAATGTACGGCGTGCAGATCGGTTTCGGTCAGTGGATGCTTTACGGCGTCCCCCTGTCCGCCATCATGATCGCCGTGTCCTGGTTCCTCATGACCAGGGTCCTGTTTCCCACCGGAGACATGGAACTGGCGGGTGGCAAAGCCATCATCGAGGAAGAGCTCAAGCGGCTCGGCCCCATGAAGAAGGAAGAGGTCCGCATCGTGCTGGCGGGTTCCTTTGTGGCCGCCTTCTGGCTCTTCCGGGGCTTCATGCGCGACTGGGCCTGGGTCCAGGACGCCATTCCCCACTTCGTCATGATTCATGACGCCACCATCGGCATCCTGGGGGCGCTGCTCCTTTTCTGCATCCCCTCCGACTTCAAGAAGGGCGAATTCCTCCTGGACTGGAAGACGGCGGTCAAAATCCCCTGGGACGTCATCCTGCTCTTCGGCGGTGGCCTGGCCATCGCAAACGGCTTTGCCCAGACCGGCTTGGCCTCCTACATCGCCGCCCAGCTCAGCGCCCTGGAAGGGACCAGCATCGTGGTCTTTGTGGGCACGGTGGTCCTGATCACAATCTTCCTGACCGAGATCACCTCCAACACCGCCACGGCAACCCTGCTGGTGCCCATCATGGGCTCGGCGGCCATCGCCATGGGCGTACACCCGTTCGCGACCATCGTGGGAGCGTGCGTGGCCGCATCCTTCGCCTTCATGCTGCCGGTGGCCACGCCGCCCAACGCGGTCATCTTCGGGTCCGGCTGCATCAGCATCAAGCAGATGGCCAAGGTCGGCCTGTGGCTCAACATCATAGGCGCACTCCTGATCACCGCGTTCACCGTCTACCTGCTCCCGATCCTGTGGGGCATTGACCTGAACGAACTTCCAGGATGGGCCATCATGTTGAAATAGACCTCCTTTGAAAGCGGCGGCCTTGGGGCCGCCGCTTTTTTCAAGACCTAAAAAATCATCCCCCAGCTGGGCATCCGCCCTGTCCCCGGCCAGGTATATTCGCACAAAACCTACCCTGAACATCCAGAAAACATAGAGTGGCTGCGAAACGACGCGTTCAACCCATTATTATTTCCGGAAACACAGGATTTTTTTCCAACCGAAACTGGTGCAACGCACGCTTATCCCCTATACTCTCTTCGCTGATACTCGCGGGGGAAGGGGGGCGGACAAACATACATGCCGCGCCTTGTGCCGTTCCCGCCGCGATCCGGAAGCGAAACGCCCGTCCGGGGCCCATATCCCATCTGCATCGAGGAGCATGACATGTCAAAAAGTCTGTATATTTCCGCAACCGAATCCCGCAGCGGCAAGTCGGCCATTGTGCTGGGCGTCATGCAGCTACTGCTGGCCCACATCCGCAAGGTAGCCATTTTCCGCCCCATCATCAGCGACAAGGAAACCAACGACCACGACATCGACCTGATCCTCAAGCACTTCCGGCTTTCCCAGCCCTATGAAACCACCTACGCCTACAAGCTGGGCGAAGCCAAGCGCATGCTCAACGAGGGCAAGCAGGCCATGCTCCTGGAAACCACCCTGAACAAGTTCAAGGAGCTGGAATCCCAGTACGACTTCGTGCTCTGCGAGGGCACGGACTATCTGGGCGGCGAGGCGACCCTGGAGTTCGAGATGAACTCGGCCATCATCAGCAACCTGGGCTGTCCGGTGCTGGCCGTGGTCAACGGCCTGCGCAAGAACGCCGAGGAAATCCGCGAATCCGCCCTGAGCACTCTCGAGACCTTCGAGGAAAAGGGGCTGGAGGTCATGGCCGTGCTGGTCAACCGCATCGGCCCGGACATCCCCCTGGAGGTCGCCCAGGAAATCCAGCAGGCGGCCCGCACCAAGCATCCCCTGCTGGTCTATGCCATCCCGGACGAAAAAAGCTTGGGCAACCCCACCATCAACGACGTGGTCAAGTGGCTGGACGCCCAG of Salidesulfovibrio onnuriiensis contains these proteins:
- a CDS encoding MFS transporter; the encoded protein is MGIDFARGRSTIPAVMLAGFLGTVGLGVLSFALPLFGFDAKVGGTWIGTAFSGYFLARLILAPLAGMWADRFGPRPVLLWASVAGALLPLGHFLVSDLYWFHVLQFGLGLAGGFIKPVSMAILGAATPTNRLGVVFGRYSALMNAAFFLGPLLGGVLYYERSFTPVILFLAASMLAGLVVFLWFVPRELVTRRTPEAHETRERERPETGFAELLLAILGRTAGVAVLLAFFPVLLAQELSRDSLVIGLVCTVPSFVACVGLALIPGRIRLPNQTLTAALGILVSSLALYLLGEFDGLWGLVLAGAGIGFGRIISIPSTMSLAALSGHGQGKVFGLANGAASLGFVIGPLAGGLILRESMEVAPVFRVFGVLGVALCLPMLISALRRSEIFDRRLVSGVGVVLMVALLALVPMQMESPAPVSGDGTYLYGGSAMGTVLRMTLVAPDKDVADKAAAEARRRIATLQHEYDFRYREGSVGRINLRAGGRGARVSQNTYQLIERALDFGRKTDGIFDITIGAVTVSPLYFARSEEVAQAKRDLIDYRLVRLDPEERRVTLPKPGMAIDLGGIAKGAIIDAAVESLRKSGIQAGIVEAGGDFYCFGDCDWTVGIRHPREDRILGTIQVREKGVCGSGDYYQYIIHEENGREVRRHHILDVGTLRSASDSIGVTVVAENAERADALATSLFIAGPEQGRAILKKSFPSASAMWVLPDMDVEYTDNFPSISREK
- a CDS encoding TetR/AcrR family transcriptional regulator encodes the protein MTKKGSILVAAQELFARYGYAGTTMKMISERAGVASGLVSHYYVNKENLFMVAGQEMIDSMLRALRTRTVAARDGREAVGLFVKAYLDFTLENRDTFPTVIRCSPFSDDNPELDREKIGETFRLLLREIELHLQRGIEDGSIAELPVEETAFMIYGCIIGAVRTVFLTPYDVPGLYDQAGEFVMRSLEKH
- a CDS encoding succinate dehydrogenase/fumarate reductase cytochrome b subunit produces the protein MSVDATLHVPRPSKRDAVLDWLQMLTGAGLILFMWCHMLLVSSVVLSPKVMDAIAYFFEATYMAQVGGPLIFLTFLVHFALGARKIPFRAEGQATILQHARMMKHRDTWLWVVQAVTAMIILLLGAIHMWVVLTDLPITAAKSAARIQSGLWFYFYLILLPCAELHVSIGFYRIAVKWGFIQADGRSKLKKLENILFLTFMVIGVITLIRFMALG
- a CDS encoding fumarate reductase flavoprotein subunit, coding for MQTFYSDLLVIGAGLAGERVAVEAAENGFNVICLSIVPARRSHSSAAQGGMQAALGNCAMGEGDNSDVHFGDTVKGSDWGCDQEVARLFADAAPIEMRRLAHWGVPWNRVVPGQSFYFKGGQKFEKYEKPEKEGLITARAFGGTAKWRTCYTSDGTGHAVMCTMDNRCAELGINVVDRKEAIALLHDGETCMGAVVRCLRTGKLETYLAKATAICTGGFGRIYKATTNAVICDGGGHIAALDTGLVPLGNPEAIQFHPTGIVPTDILVTEGCRGDGGTLLDVNEERFMHIYEPDKAELASRDVVSRWMTHHMREGKGVKSSYGEHLWLDIRHLGDHHISTKLREVDEICHHFLGVDPRTELIPVRPTQHYTMAGIRTNKDGAAYGLKGLFSAGEAACWDMHGFNRLGGNSLAETVVAGGIIGAKIVEFLMGYETRFKTEVITQQCKAQEQRIKDLISGKNGNENVYDVRNDMQEALMKGCFVFRNGPDLEETVQTLEKALERSARVGLHSDGAGANHELAAALKIRGQVKLALCIATAALTRTESRGSHNREDFPERNDRDWLTRTLAYWPDDNASKPDLKYEDSSQIFEIPPGDRGYGGGSIIPADEEMVAERTVKKQ
- a CDS encoding fumarate reductase iron-sulfur subunit, whose protein sequence is MGRELQFEIFRYNPQTPEVEPRMQTYTLEETPNMTLFIALNRIREEQDPSLIFDFCCRAGICGACAMVINGRPGLACQTKTKDQSGTITLHPLPVYKLIGDLSVDTGVWFREMYEKTESWIHTSKAFDPAKPEERMDNKTAEEIYELERCIECGCCVAACGTARLRDDFLGAVALNRIARFHVDPRDERSDAQFFELVGNDAGVFGCMGLLACEDVCPKNLPLQNQLGFLRRKMGITAIKQLFRR
- a CDS encoding fumarate hydratase, with amino-acid sequence MRTIQAKEIIDAVAGMCIKANTELPDDVRTKFEQAMAEEESPSAREVLRQLLENADLAAETKLPLCQDTGLAVFFVEVGEDVRVEGATLREAINEGVRKGYGEGFLRKSACDPLTRANTGDNTPAIIHFDIVAGDRLKISYMAKGGGSENMSRVTMLAPAQGWEGIKKYVINRIAEAGPNPCPPTIVGIGVGGTFDHAARIAKKTLLRRLDDTHPDPQIAAMEKELEEAINKLGIGPMGLGGKTTVLGVKIAVEPCHLASLPLAVNVQCHSQRHEEVEL
- a CDS encoding Fe-S-containing hydro-lyase, with translation MAEYKLNTPLTDEDLSQLKAGDVVKLSGHIYTARDAAHKRLVDLLDKGEKLPFELKGAVVYYVGPSPAPPGRPIGAAGPTTSYRMDTYAPRLHSLGLKASVGKGKRNDEVKQALKDYTAVYFGATGGAGALLSKCITKAEVIAFDDLGPEAIRELTVEDFPLLVINDCHGGELYVQPDRKAAGIE
- a CDS encoding malic enzyme-like NAD(P)-binding protein, which produces MALFTKQEALDYHSKGRPGKIEVVPVKPCSTQKHLSMAYSPGVAESCMAIHADPALSYKYTGRGNLVAVVSNGTAVLGLGNIGPEAGKPVMEGKGVLFKVFADVDVFDINLAETDPDKIIEIVKALEPTFGGINLEDIKAPECFYIEERLKAEMNIPVFHDDQHGTAIISGAGLINAAEITGKKIEDMRLVVSGAGAGAIACTKFYVSLGIRHENIAMFDSRGHLNKSRSDLNVQKQEFATEKEYKDLADAMKGADMFLGLSVKDKVSPAMVKSMADSPIIFACANPDPEITYTAAKEARPDCIMGTGRSDFPNQVNNVLGFPFIFRGALDAGATAINEEMKIAAARAIAALAKEPAPAYVCEAFGVDKLEFGKDYIIPKPLDLRLIEWESAAVAKAAMDTGVARKKLDLDAYRKELRERIAASRERVGNFAKSYGLEF
- a CDS encoding SLC13 family permease, producing the protein MNANANAGNGRKVGFFIGPVVFIIMLILPVPEGMKPEAWKVAAITALMAIWWITEAIPIPATSLLPIALFPMLGIMKSNAATTPYANHLIYLFMGGFFIAVTMERWNLHRRVAIHTIRAVGTSPRRMILGFMIATAFLSMWVSNTATTMMMVPIGLAVIQQATGFDSGTLKACPSTGPEYNFGKGLMLGIAYAASMGGVATIIGTPPNTIMVGMVEKMYGVQIGFGQWMLYGVPLSAIMIAVSWFLMTRVLFPTGDMELAGGKAIIEEELKRLGPMKKEEVRIVLAGSFVAAFWLFRGFMRDWAWVQDAIPHFVMIHDATIGILGALLLFCIPSDFKKGEFLLDWKTAVKIPWDVILLFGGGLAIANGFAQTGLASYIAAQLSALEGTSIVVFVGTVVLITIFLTEITSNTATATLLVPIMGSAAIAMGVHPFATIVGACVAASFAFMLPVATPPNAVIFGSGCISIKQMAKVGLWLNIIGALLITAFTVYLLPILWGIDLNELPGWAIMLK